Proteins found in one Physeter macrocephalus isolate SW-GA chromosome 17, ASM283717v5, whole genome shotgun sequence genomic segment:
- the AURKC gene encoding aurora kinase C isoform X14 translates to MYLILEYAPRGELYKELQKSHTLDEQRTATVMEELADALTYCHEKKVIHRDIKPENLLLGFRGEVKIADFGWSVHTPSLRRRTMCGTLDYLPPEMIEGRTYNEKVDLWCIGVLCYELLVGNPPFESPSHNETYRRILKVDVRFPPSMPLGAQDLISKLLRYQPSERLPLVQILEHPWVRAHSRRVLPPSAQMVS, encoded by the exons ATGTATCTGATTCTAGAATATGCTCCAAGGGGTGAGCTCTACAAGGAGCTGCAAAAGAGCCACACATTAGACGAACAGCGTACAGCCACG GTAATGGAGGAGTTGGCAGATGCTCTGACCTACTGCCATGAAAAGAAGGTGATTCATAGGGATATTAAGCCGGAGAACCTGCTGCTGGGGTTCAGGGGTGAGGTGAAGATTGCAGACTTTGGCTGGTCTGTGCACACCCCCTCTCTAAG GAGAAGGACAATGTGTGGGACACTGGACTATTTGCCCCCAGAAATGATTGAGGGGAGAACATACAATGAGAAGGTGGATCTATGGTGCATTGGGGTGCTCTGCTACGAGCTGCTGGTGGGAAATCCACCCTTTGAGAGCCCCTCCCATAATGAGACCTACAGACGCATCCTCAAG GTAGATGTAAGGTTTCCCCCATCAATGCCTTTGGGGGCTCAGGACTTGATCTCCAAGCTTCTCAGATACCAGCCCTCGGAGCGGTTGCCCTTGGTCCAGATCTTGGAGCACCCATGGGTCCGGGCCCACTCTCGGAGGGTGCTGCCCCCATCTGCTCAAATGGTTTCCTGA